A single genomic interval of Symphalangus syndactylus isolate Jambi chromosome 18, NHGRI_mSymSyn1-v2.1_pri, whole genome shotgun sequence harbors:
- the UFD1 gene encoding ubiquitin recognition factor in ER-associated degradation protein 1 isoform X2: MTVIMPPSALDQLSRLNITYPMLFKLTNKNSDRMTHCGVLEFVADEGICYLPHWMMQNLLLEEGGLVQVESVNLQVATYSKFQPQSPDFLDITNPKAVLENALRNFACLTTGDVIAINYNEKIYELRVMETKPDKAVSIIECDMNVDFDAPLGYKEPERQVQHEESTEGEADHSGYAGELGFRAFSGSGNRLDGKKKGVEPSPSPIKPGDIKRGIPNYEFKLGKITFIRNSRPLVKKVEEDEAGGRFVAFSGEGQSLRKKGRKP, encoded by the exons GCCGACTTAACATTACCTATCCCATGTTGTTCAAACTGACCAATAAGAATTCGGACCGCATGACGCATTGTGGCGTGCTGGAGTTTGTGGCTGATGAGGGCATCTGCTACCTCCCACACTGG ATGATGCAGAACTTACTCTTGGAAGAAGGCGGCCTGGTCCAGGTGGAGAGCGTCAACCTTCAAGTGGCCACCTACTCCAAATTCCAACCTCAGAGCCCTGACTTCTTGGACATCACCAACCCCAAAGCTgt ATTAGAAAACGCACTTAGGAACTTTGCCTGTCTGACCACCGGGGATGTGATTGCCATCAACTATAATGAAAAG ATCTACGAACTGCGTGTGATGGAGACCAAACCCGACAAGGCAGTGTCCATCATTGAGTGTGACATGAAC gTGGACTTTGATGCTCCCCTGGGCTACAAAGAACCCGAAAGACAAGTCCAGCATGAAGAGTCGACA GAAGGTGAAGCCGACCACAGTGGCTATGCTGGAGAGCTGGGCTTCCGC GCTTTCTCTGGATCTGGCAATAGACTggatggaaagaagaaaggggtaGAGCCCAGCCCCTCCCCAATCAAGCCTGGAGATATTAAAAG AGGAATTCCCAATTATGAATTTAAACTTGGTAAGATAACTTTCATCAGAAATTCACGTCCCCTTGTCAAAAAGGTTGAAGAG gatgaagctggaggcagaTTCGTCGCTTTCTCTGGAGAAGGACAGTCGTTGcgtaaaaagggaagaaagccctAA